The following are encoded in a window of Synechocystis sp. PCC 7509 genomic DNA:
- a CDS encoding phage/plasmid primase, P4 family translates to MNLTNLHTNNSIEANRANPCPLCDSDHWCFHLSEDAVICGKTDYAPIGWVKTGEAKDGRGIFAKENRKRRSQGGLPDETEILPLRLDPKTDSPQWVTRSTVGNEFEQEIEYLYPDAETGEPLGKVVRKQWSDRRPAYGRSGRDTKEIRPWHWVEPHHPHQGEKGWWSDRGKGSKQFPLYRQAEVREAIASGSAEVVFYVAGEQAVETARQLGLTSFCNQGGEGSYTSQFVDFLSANKPKLFVICPDNDETGRKSADKLLKACIKAGIHAIAIEPTNIWADTPTKGDITDIVNSSGMDSSEIIEQLEIEISRALLVRQNEPISYESTKKPPKPAKVARELAERYRHELAWNTSLKLWYRYSAKTSGVWSEIPDESVHSVVIADLECRPDIAGSYNFTFVSHTVSLMKAYLQVHDWHETPGLIPLEDGVLELATKQLLPHSPGYRLLWCLPYAWSGRAIGCQPIQNWMLEAMKGDFSLVKVFRAYLNAIATGRTDLQRYLECIGVGGSGKGTFTRLAMALVGAENTAVTTLGQLEKNRFETAGIFGKRLLLITDSERYGGEVSVLKAITGGDPVRYERKNVQQCKAFTPTCMVIVAANEPVQSGDYTSGLERRRLTLPFTHQVKPGGRRDLEKEFKPYLPGLLTWALEMPDEEVTGLLLDTSNLVRSLAASKAEFLIETNPMAEWLDACVVLERAAKTYVGVAQRDKSSSNDNIYLFTNKWLYASYCEYSAVTGSKAVSVRRFSTLLHDLCVSQLKLTGITKSRDNKGAYFEGLAIRHEDDERDRPISFSSPPPKSGKFGEAVSLPKLFQESEKLEHPLTFTESDGLKTKSDGLVTGQTLGSDGSDGSDGLFLSSSKDKNLFESELENQQENKERDNNEICHHFHHNPSLPIVPAITEPPLALVQSVTNPSTTPDNAIAREKSAVTEGALTLQGLAAQISLIQTWAAALELIDNAAIKTGKKRGTILKKLIKCFSQCDRVRFLALLDLHVLHNPSDERALKAQSVALCVATEAET, encoded by the coding sequence ATGAATTTAACTAACCTCCATACCAATAACAGCATAGAAGCCAATCGCGCCAATCCTTGCCCCTTGTGCGATTCCGACCACTGGTGCTTCCATCTAAGTGAGGACGCGGTTATTTGCGGTAAAACGGATTACGCCCCCATCGGTTGGGTGAAAACAGGTGAAGCGAAGGACGGGCGGGGCATCTTTGCCAAAGAAAATAGAAAGCGCCGAAGTCAAGGCGGCTTGCCCGACGAAACTGAAATTTTACCATTGCGCCTAGACCCAAAAACTGATTCACCGCAATGGGTAACTCGCAGCACGGTGGGCAACGAATTTGAGCAAGAAATTGAGTATCTTTACCCCGATGCTGAGACGGGAGAACCGTTAGGCAAGGTAGTTAGAAAGCAATGGAGCGATCGCCGTCCAGCCTACGGGCGAAGTGGGCGCGACACTAAAGAGATTAGACCTTGGCACTGGGTAGAACCCCATCATCCCCACCAGGGCGAAAAAGGTTGGTGGAGCGATCGGGGTAAAGGATCTAAACAATTTCCGCTTTACAGGCAAGCAGAAGTACGGGAGGCGATCGCATCAGGTAGCGCGGAAGTTGTGTTTTACGTTGCTGGCGAACAAGCTGTAGAAACCGCCCGTCAGCTAGGATTGACTAGCTTTTGCAACCAGGGAGGCGAGGGCAGTTATACGTCACAATTCGTTGACTTTTTAAGTGCCAATAAACCAAAGTTGTTTGTTATTTGTCCCGATAATGACGAGACGGGGCGCAAATCCGCAGACAAACTGTTGAAGGCGTGTATTAAAGCAGGCATCCACGCGATCGCCATTGAGCCAACAAATATCTGGGCAGACACCCCCACCAAAGGCGATATTACAGATATCGTTAATTCCTCTGGTATGGATTCATCAGAAATCATTGAGCAGTTAGAAATAGAAATTAGTCGAGCGTTGTTAGTCCGCCAAAATGAGCCAATTTCTTACGAGTCAACTAAAAAGCCGCCAAAGCCAGCAAAAGTCGCCCGCGAGTTGGCTGAACGCTACCGTCATGAACTAGCTTGGAATACCAGTCTTAAACTTTGGTATCGTTACTCAGCTAAAACTTCCGGCGTTTGGTCAGAAATACCTGACGAATCTGTTCACAGTGTTGTAATTGCTGACTTAGAATGTCGCCCCGACATTGCTGGGAGCTATAACTTTACTTTTGTAAGCCACACCGTAAGCCTGATGAAAGCTTACTTACAGGTTCACGACTGGCACGAAACGCCAGGGCTAATACCTCTAGAAGATGGGGTGTTGGAATTGGCAACTAAGCAATTACTGCCTCATAGTCCGGGCTACCGTCTATTATGGTGTCTGCCCTACGCCTGGTCTGGTCGGGCTATTGGTTGCCAGCCGATTCAGAATTGGATGCTTGAAGCCATGAAGGGCGACTTCTCCCTTGTCAAAGTGTTTCGAGCGTACCTCAACGCGATCGCAACTGGAAGGACAGACTTACAACGTTATCTTGAGTGTATCGGGGTTGGCGGCTCTGGAAAGGGAACTTTTACCCGACTAGCTATGGCTTTAGTCGGGGCTGAAAACACCGCCGTTACAACTTTAGGGCAGCTAGAAAAGAACCGATTTGAGACGGCTGGCATCTTTGGCAAGCGTTTACTATTAATCACTGACTCGGAGCGTTACGGCGGCGAAGTATCGGTACTCAAAGCAATTACCGGAGGCGACCCCGTTCGCTACGAACGAAAGAACGTACAACAGTGCAAGGCATTTACACCAACTTGTATGGTGATCGTGGCAGCTAACGAACCCGTCCAAAGTGGCGATTATACAAGTGGTTTAGAGCGGCGGCGGTTGACGCTGCCCTTTACCCACCAAGTTAAACCAGGGGGACGCCGCGACTTAGAAAAGGAATTTAAGCCTTACCTCCCCGGACTGCTAACGTGGGCTTTAGAAATGCCTGACGAGGAAGTGACAGGACTATTGCTCGACACCTCTAACCTAGTGCGAAGTCTTGCTGCCTCTAAAGCCGAATTTTTAATCGAAACAAACCCGATGGCTGAGTGGCTGGACGCTTGCGTTGTTCTCGAAAGAGCCGCTAAAACCTACGTGGGAGTAGCCCAGCGCGATAAATCTTCTAGCAATGACAACATCTATTTATTTACTAATAAATGGCTCTACGCTTCCTATTGCGAGTACAGCGCAGTTACGGGCAGTAAAGCTGTTTCTGTGCGGCGGTTCTCGACTCTGCTACATGACCTCTGCGTTAGCCAACTAAAGCTTACTGGAATTACTAAAAGTCGAGATAACAAAGGTGCTTATTTTGAGGGCTTGGCAATTCGTCATGAGGACGACGAGCGCGATCGCCCGATTTCTTTTAGCAGTCCGCCGCCAAAAAGCGGAAAGTTTGGGGAAGCGGTTTCCCTCCCCAAACTTTTCCAAGAGAGCGAAAAGCTGGAACATCCCCTAACTTTTACTGAAAGTGATGGATTAAAAACAAAAAGTGACGGATTGGTGACGGGTCAAACCCTTGGTAGTGACGGAAGTGATGGAAGTGATGGATTATTTTTATCAAGCTCTAAAGATAAAAATTTATTTGAGAGTGAATTAGAAAATCAACAAGAAAATAAAGAGCGTGATAATAATGAAATTTGCCATCACTTCCATCACAATCCGTCACTACCAATAGTTCCAGCCATCACAGAACCGCCACTAGCTCTCGTTCAATCCGTCACCAATCCGTCAACGACTCCAGACAATGCGATCGCCCGTGAGAAATCAGCCGTCACCGAAGGGGCGTTAACCCTGCAAGGATTGGCAGCGCAGATCAGCTTAATTCAGACCTGGGCGGCAGCTTTGGAATTGATAGATAACGCAGCGATAAAAACTGGTAAGAAGCGAGGCACTATTTTAAAAAAGTTAATTAAATGTTTTAGTCAGTGCGATCGCGTCCGCTTTCTTGCCCTATTGGATCTCCATGTATTGCATAATCCATCGGATGAACGAGCATTAAAAGCCCAGTCGGTCGCGCTTTGCGTCGCAACGGAGGCAGAAACTTGA
- a CDS encoding helix-turn-helix domain-containing protein produces MAVKPSRLTAKQLKAISLLAEGLSYSAIATELGVGLRTVERWATRPDVRQAVSETQLKLASALSEDIFNKCKTGLIKGLPKAIRRTIESLDHPDARIQIRAAEQIARWSGFYQPNKPTIEQSGDSEQNFKGYLAYLETNGNGNQHHPVR; encoded by the coding sequence ATGGCGGTTAAGCCTTCTCGGTTGACGGCAAAACAATTAAAAGCAATCTCTTTATTAGCAGAAGGACTGTCATATAGTGCGATCGCCACAGAACTTGGGGTAGGATTGCGTACCGTCGAGCGGTGGGCAACAAGACCCGATGTTCGTCAGGCAGTGAGCGAAACTCAACTAAAGTTAGCATCTGCCCTATCAGAAGACATCTTTAATAAGTGCAAAACTGGTTTAATTAAAGGCTTGCCCAAAGCTATCCGCCGAACCATAGAATCTTTAGATCACCCCGACGCTCGGATTCAAATCCGGGCAGCCGAACAAATCGCCCGTTGGTCTGGCTTTTACCAACCAAACAAACCCACCATAGAGCAGTCGGGTGATTCAGAGCAGAATTTTAAAGGATACTTAGCCTACCTGGAGACGAACGGCAATGGCAATCAGCATCACCCAGTTCGCTAG